Below is a genomic region from Scytonema millei VB511283.
TTGCTACAGCCGCTACCCTGAAACTCAAGTTGCCGCAGTCTCTCAATATCACCGCAGTAAATTTCCCACCCTCGATCGCGTCCCTGTGGTTTACAACGGCATAGATATCGATGCCTTTCCTTTTCAAGCCAAAAGTGGCGACTACCTCGTTTTCTTGGGACATTTAATCCACCGGAAAGGACCTGTAGAAGCGATTCAAATCGCGAAAAAAGTAGGAATGCGGCTGGTGATGGCAGGACAGGCAGGCGATTACTTCCACACTGAGGTTGAACCTCTGGTAGACGGCAAGCAGGTGGAATACATCGGAGTTGTCAACGTACCAGAACGAAACAAATTACTCTCAGAAGCGGCGGCGCTACTGTTTCCGATTAATGGCTCCGAACCCTTCGGTTTAGTCATGGTGGAAGCAATGGCGTGTGGGACTCCCGTTGCCGCGATCGATCGCTGTGCTGTTGCGGAAATCGTCGAACCAGGCGTGACGGGATATTACGCCGCTGATGTCGATGCCCTTGCCACGCTGATTCCTGAGACGCTGGCTTTAGACCGCCACAAAGTGCGACAGGCGATCGCCCGTTTTGACTACCGCCGCATGGTAGATGACTACGAATCGCTCTATCGCTAAGTGCTGGAGGTGCGGCAATGAAAGCGATCGTCACTGGTATGATTGTCGCCAGTCCTGTAGGCGGCGTAGCTTGGGATTACGGACAGTACGCGCTGGGATTGGAACAACTGGGGTTTGAGGTGTACTATCTTGAAGATCCTGGCATTCCTTCCTACAGCTACAAACCAGAGACGGGCATGTATGAAGAAGACCCCAGTTACGGGATTGAATTTCTGAAGCGATCGCTTGCCCTGCTTTCTCCCACCCTGGCGCAACGCTGGCACTATCGCGCCGTCGATGGGCAAACCTACGGGCTAGATACCGCGACGATGGCAGAGGTAGCGGCGGAAGCAACTTTGTTGCTGAACGTTTCTGGCGGCAGCGTGTTGCGGGATGAATATCTGCGCTGTCGTAACAAGATATTAATCGACACCGATCCAGGCTGGAATCACTTTGTCATTTTTCCCCAATGGGATAAACAGCCTGCCGAACAACAGCGTTGGGGCTGGCGATCGCACGATCTCTTTTTTACCTATGCCCTGCACCTAGTACAGCCAGATTGCCTGTTACCGACATTTGGCATTCCTTGGCTGCCAACGCGCCCCCCAGTCGTTCTAGATTGTTGGCAACCGCAACCGCCCGCGCAGCAATGGACGACGGTAATGACTTGGAATCATTACCAGCAACCGATTATGCACAACGGTATCAGGTACGGCTCTAGGGAACTAGAGTTCGAGCAAATTGAAGCACTGCCAATCCACCACCCTGCATCATTTGAAGTGACGATCGACGTCAACGGTGAAGCACCGCTCGACCGCTGGCGATCGCTTGGTTGGTCGGTCGTGGATGCCGAAGCTACCTCTGCTTCAGCTGCCATCTACCGCAAATATATCGAACAGTCTCGCGGCGAATTTGGCGTTGCCAAGAACGTTTATGTCGCTACCCGCTGCGGTTGGTTTAGTTGCCGTTCGGTCTGCTATTTAGCAGCTGGTCGCCCTGTAGTGGTGCAGGACACGGGCTTTTCCAAATACATTCCCACCGGACTTGGGTTGATGGCATTTATCGATTTAAATGGGGCAGTCAAGGCAATTGAGGCGATCGAACGAGACTACGACACCCACCAGCAGGCTGCACGGGAACTGGCGCAAACTTGGTTTGACTCCCGCTTGGTACTGAGCGAGATCTTAGAACACATTGAGTAAGTCATTCCACTTTCCTTTTTGACTTTTGTACGGGCGGGTTTACCAAAAAACTATGACTTCGACAAAGATTGCGGGTGAACCCGCCCCGACGATTTTTGACTTTTGACTTTTGACTTACTTAGGAGGGATAAGTATGGACACCCGCGAGTTTACTGGGGAGTGGGATTACAATACGCTACCCAGTAATATCTGGATCGGACAAGGTTGCTACCTAGAGCGTCAAGAGAGCTTTCAGCCGTTTTGCAGCCAACAAAATCCAGGTTTAGTTCTGGGCAAAGGCGTACAAGTTTACACCTGGTCGGCATTTTCGGTAGAGCCAGCAGGCAGGCTGATTGTCGGTCATGATTCCGTCCTCGTTGGTGCGGTGTTTTGGTGTGCTGAATCGATTACAGTCGGCAGGCGCGTCCTCATTTCCTACAACGTGACGATCGCCGATAGTGACTTTCATCCTCGCGATCCTGACTTGCGACGACTGGATGCGATCGCCATCTCTCCCGCAGGCGATCCAAAGCAGCGCCCGCCGTTGGTAGCAAAGCCTGTAGTTATTGGCGATGACGTGCAAATCGGGATTGGTGCAATTATCCTCAAGGGCGTGCAAATTGGTGCGGGGGCGAGGATTGGGGCGGGTTCTGTCGTCACTTCTAACGTGCCTGCGGGGGCGTTTGTGACGGGAAACCCTGCCAGAGTCACGAGCTTGTTGGAGGTGAGCTGATGAATTCTCTATGGCTGGCTCATGACTGGTTCGGGCGATCGCTACCACCTAACGTAATAATCGGCGATCGCAGTTGGTTGCACAGCACTTATGTCTTTCTACATTATCGCAGTCAGCGCCCTTGCGGTCTGCGCGTCGGCAACGATACCGGAATTTATATCGATTCTTTTTTCGATCTCGGACCCTGCAGCGAGGTGGAAATTGGCGATTACTGCACGATCGCTGGAGCAATTATTGCGACTAATCGCCGCGTCACGATTGGCAATTTCGCCTTGATTTCTCGCGAGGTGACGATCGCAGATACTTTCGCCGCTATGCCCGCTCGGATGTCTGAAGATTATCGCTCGACCGTACCACCCACTAGCATTGAAATTGGTAACGATGCCTGGATTGGGACGCGGGCAGTTTTGTTGCAGGGCGCTTGCATTGGAGACGGCGCGATCGTCGGTGTGGGTGCAGTTGTCGATTTTGAAGTCCCCGCCCATGCGATCGTCGCTGGTAATCCAGCTCGCATTGTCGGTTCAAGCAAAATAGGAGGAAGCCATGCGCGGCAAGGGCAATCCTAAGCTAGACAAATTTTTTCAGCGCCACGGTCGATGGTTTGTTGGTGCTGCCATGTTAGCTGTTATCGGGGTAGGCAGTTGGCAATCCAATCTCTTTCTCGATCGCGAGGAACCAGTGGCAGTCCGCTTGCTTCCAGTCAAACGAGGCACTGTAGAATCTACCATCAACGAAAGTGGTGTTGTGGAACTGCGCGACCAGCGAATCCTGACTTCACCAACAGAGGGAGCGGTAGATCGAGTTTTAGTGAAACCTGGCGATCGCGTTAAGGCTGGACAAACGCTGATTACTCTGCGCTACCCAGAGCGAGAAACTGCCCTTGCCGATCGGGAAGTCAAAATTCAGCAGCAGCGAAGGATTTTAGAACGCCATCGGCTGAAAATTGCTGAAGCGAAAGAACAAATTGTCGCCGATGAAATAAAACTCCGCCCTTTGCTTGCAGGAGCCAGAGAGGGGGCGATCGCGCGAGAACAAGTTTACGAGCAACAAGACAAGCTGCGCGAGACACGGGCAACCTTGCGCGATGCCGAAGCAGATGCGCGAACTGCTGACCTCGAATTAGAAGCATTTCAACTGGAACGCAAACGAGTTCAGCAAGAAGTGCGAGACTCGATCGTGACTGCACCGATTGATGGTGTTGTATTGGGGGTCAACGTTAAAAACGGCGATGGTGTCGAATTCCGTACGAATCTCCTCACGATCGGCGATCCAAGGCAAGTTTTAGTAAAACTTCAGCTTTCCACCCTAAACGCAACTCAAATCCGTCCTAACCAATTGGCTCGCGTTAGCGTTATCGGTCCCGATCGCCAAACATTTACAGGTCGGATTCAAAGTCTGTATCCGCAAGCAGTCGGGGAGGATGAAGAGGAGCAAAGCTCGTCGGGTGGTTCCAAGGAATCGAGTCAATCGAGTAGCTCGGATCAGCCAGTAGTTCCATCTATAGTGCTGCTAGATACTCCCACGCGCACGCTAATTCCAGGTAGCCGCGTCAATGTCGAGATTTTGCTCGAACAGAGGCAAAACGTCATCGTCTTACCGACTGAAATCGTGCAACGTGACGATGACGATTCCGAGCCGTTTGTCTGGGTGCGAGACAGCCAAGGTAACGCTCAAAAACGCTAAGTAAAGTTGGGTTTGGAAGGATTGATGAGTGCCGAAGTCACTTCTGGCTTGCAAACAGGCGATCGCGTCATTCAACCCCCATCCGATTCCTCACTAGAGCCAGGAATGCCAGTAGTTTCTAAGTAGAAAAACTGAAGAATTCACAATTCAAAATTAAATTCCTCCTCACCTCCCTCAGCCTCCTCAGCTCCCTCAGCTCTAAATTATGGGTATCTCACCATTCGATTCGCTCAATCTTGCCTACCACTCCCTACGCAGCCACCCTTTACGCTCTACCTTGTTCATGCTAGGGGTGTTTATGGGGGTAGCGGCAGTAAGCGCAACGCTACAAGCTGGTAGCATCAGCCGCGCTGTCATTGCCCGACAATTAGCAGAACGCGGCGCACCGCAAATTACAGTTTATCCCCAGTGGGAACCCGATCGCATTGTCTTGCAACTGCGTTTGGAAGACTTGGAGTTCCTACGCCAGCGACTCACGGGGGTGCAAGCTACTAGCGCTTTTAACTGGGCGGGACAGATGCCCACGGTATTTCAAGATAAAGCATATCTCCCTTCCGTGTCGCTCGTCACCCAAGATTATTTGCTGACTTCGGGAAAAAACTTGGTGAGAGGACGGTTTTTTACTACCTCAGATTTTGCCAAATATCGACCCGTAGCGGTGATTGATGAATTTTTGGTCAAAGAACTATTTGGCGATCGCAATCCGGTAGGAGAGCAAATTGTAGTTGGGCGCAGACCCTATATCGTTGTAGGAGTGCTAGAAACGCGCCCAGATGATGATTCTCCTCCCGAAGGTCAAATTCTCGTCCCGATGGCGATTTATAATGCCCTGCGCGGTAAACAAGACATTGGCAGCATTCAAATTCGTCCCTACAGACTAGAAGATTTGCCAGATTTAAGCGATCGCGCCATTGAAGTGCTAGAACAACGCTATCCTGGTTTTAGCTTTTGGGCTTGGAATAACGTAGACGATCTGATCCAGCAGCAACAAACGTTGGAACTAGCAACGCGAGGACTAATGGTAGTGGGAGCGATCGCCCTATTGGTTGGAGGTGTGGGAATTGCTAATATTACCATTGCCTCCGTTACCGAACGCACGTCTGAAATTGGCATTCGCCGAGCCGTAGGAGCGACTCAACGCGAAATCGCACTCCAATTCGTTTTAGAGGCGGCGTTGCTCAGTTTAGTTAGCGGTACGGTCGCTTTGGTCGTCGTGCATGTTGTTGCGGTAAATGTTGCCGACGTGTTCGATTTACCCTACGAATTTGAAGGCAGAATCGCTG
It encodes:
- a CDS encoding glycosyltransferase, giving the protein MVYNGIDIDAFPFQAKSGDYLVFLGHLIHRKGPVEAIQIAKKVGMRLVMAGQAGDYFHTEVEPLVDGKQVEYIGVVNVPERNKLLSEAAALLFPINGSEPFGLVMVEAMACGTPVAAIDRCAVAEIVEPGVTGYYAADVDALATLIPETLALDRHKVRQAIARFDYRRMVDDYESLYR
- a CDS encoding ABC transporter permease, which codes for MGISPFDSLNLAYHSLRSHPLRSTLFMLGVFMGVAAVSATLQAGSISRAVIARQLAERGAPQITVYPQWEPDRIVLQLRLEDLEFLRQRLTGVQATSAFNWAGQMPTVFQDKAYLPSVSLVTQDYLLTSGKNLVRGRFFTTSDFAKYRPVAVIDEFLVKELFGDRNPVGEQIVVGRRPYIVVGVLETRPDDDSPPEGQILVPMAIYNALRGKQDIGSIQIRPYRLEDLPDLSDRAIEVLEQRYPGFSFWAWNNVDDLIQQQQTLELATRGLMVVGAIALLVGGVGIANITIASVTERTSEIGIRRAVGATQREIALQFVLEAALLSLVSGTVALVVVHVVAVNVADVFDLPYEFEGRIAALALGSALVVGVGAGFPPALRASQLDPVQALRSQ
- a CDS encoding efflux RND transporter periplasmic adaptor subunit — protein: MRGKGNPKLDKFFQRHGRWFVGAAMLAVIGVGSWQSNLFLDREEPVAVRLLPVKRGTVESTINESGVVELRDQRILTSPTEGAVDRVLVKPGDRVKAGQTLITLRYPERETALADREVKIQQQRRILERHRLKIAEAKEQIVADEIKLRPLLAGAREGAIAREQVYEQQDKLRETRATLRDAEADARTADLELEAFQLERKRVQQEVRDSIVTAPIDGVVLGVNVKNGDGVEFRTNLLTIGDPRQVLVKLQLSTLNATQIRPNQLARVSVIGPDRQTFTGRIQSLYPQAVGEDEEEQSSSGGSKESSQSSSSDQPVVPSIVLLDTPTRTLIPGSRVNVEILLEQRQNVIVLPTEIVQRDDDDSEPFVWVRDSQGNAQKR
- a CDS encoding acyltransferase — its product is MDTREFTGEWDYNTLPSNIWIGQGCYLERQESFQPFCSQQNPGLVLGKGVQVYTWSAFSVEPAGRLIVGHDSVLVGAVFWCAESITVGRRVLISYNVTIADSDFHPRDPDLRRLDAIAISPAGDPKQRPPLVAKPVVIGDDVQIGIGAIILKGVQIGAGARIGAGSVVTSNVPAGAFVTGNPARVTSLLEVS
- a CDS encoding acyltransferase; translation: MNSLWLAHDWFGRSLPPNVIIGDRSWLHSTYVFLHYRSQRPCGLRVGNDTGIYIDSFFDLGPCSEVEIGDYCTIAGAIIATNRRVTIGNFALISREVTIADTFAAMPARMSEDYRSTVPPTSIEIGNDAWIGTRAVLLQGACIGDGAIVGVGAVVDFEVPAHAIVAGNPARIVGSSKIGGSHARQGQS